The following are encoded together in the Nymphaea colorata isolate Beijing-Zhang1983 chromosome 14, ASM883128v2, whole genome shotgun sequence genome:
- the LOC116267564 gene encoding BTB/POZ domain-containing protein At1g04390 isoform X2 — protein sequence MSSSKSGGRKKRGRVGGQPLDDHLFTLHQRLRQALSMGLSVTGKTKKWDCIDAEVQRVAVRSISSFLSHLSAELLHSPFVQDTFGDIMVALEGILHTGNQTLLSLTAEVLVKYVDLLGDSILRYDCSVLIHTLSCLISSPRPSVAISCAISLNSILKKLKPWKVDDHKSAWQKLECTNAIDGILHGLLEYITGNEKPVDYFTQMASLLCTILWWWPSSRYSVWVWSNQNLTSRIGSLCRNLDSSISAVMLQVYAALALCGDLAMKLLESREPVAALVFCMEKSQPYSLRIEAFRLFQMLTKSEVGTTMIMQQYGTSVVRSITRAMIEWKSVSSERIAADQFPLLFEACRAALIVRWPGDHHIQFWSHRIDEILFHLLVNKHFTVDKPLDVSFFTNPAVCKSMGVNCAPILRPFLWDLLGWLAIHCDEKFSLCSGGESNFLNALISYTCSVSVDVVGKLGCIPHDLVNEFEMEPAARALLLLIFSPCKQIASQTHNCLLEALKPHGSRYMELLVHSLEMVMHSSVNGAFDQLRVVIALMSLASCSNLSPYQDYIIQCGGPRVLSSIIRKHSSAGLRISRSSIVSHTLDKYDSRTCCSDHRDGWEGMDIILFFAMCSFAELAKNSDFLLEIRQTSEVQCSLETFLDLLNGRGFGSGVQWFVAHILRCFGMYGFPSKFGSRVRKQLNVDKYADLRLMLPDGEYLQAHKVILAARCPLLLVPTETASGSNKSRRASCADEDLEQLCTKFSNVVRLSSRVHGCCMKKLMEFAYTGFVEVDHDHVKHLKILAKLSNLQTLTFLLSGKRPKWGSAVATCDFSSALESAGHPFFDIILVPQMTGEETCNCIVCQDQVPHVHAHKTILLSSCDYLRALFQSGMQDSSLEKITVPICWGALVKLVKWFYSGELPLPYIGCLWNNMDVNKKLQELKIYVELSWLAGLWFLEDVEGCSLHVIKSCLMSNPHLGVGVMQMASELAQWNIVELAADYIAPLYPKMRNQGELDVLDEALLNAIRSSYVRLSLNDVS from the exons GACACTTTTGGTGATATTATGGTTGCTCTAGAAGGGATTCTGCATACAGGAAACCAGACATTATTAAGCTTAACAGCAGAAGTCTTGGTAAAGTATGTTGACCTTCTCGGAGATTCCATTCTGAGATATGATTGTTCTGTTCTTATCCATACTTTGTCATGCTTGATATCTTCTCCAAGGCCATCGGTTGCTATTTCATGTGCAATCTCTTTAAATAGTATCCTGAAGAAATTGAAGCCTTGGAAAGTTGATGATCACAAGAGTGCTTGGCAAAAACTAGAGTGTACTAATGCAATTGATGGTATTTTGCATGGACTACTTGAGTATATTACTGGCAACGAGAAACCAGTTGATTACTTCACTCAGATGGCTTCTCTTTTATGCACAATACTCTGGTGGTGGCCTAGCTCGAGGTATTCTGTTTGGGTGTGGAGTAATCAAAATCTAACATCCCGGATAGGTTCTCTGTGCAGAAACCTTGATTCCTCGATATCAGCTGTTATGCTACAAGTATATGCTGCTTTAG CGCTATGTGGTGATTTGGCCATGAAACTTCTTGAAAGCAGAGAACCAGTTGCAGCTTTAGTATTTTGCATGGAAAAGTCGCAACCTTATTCCCTGCGAATTGAAGCATTTAGACTCTTTCAGATGCTCACG AAGTCAGAAGTGGGAACCACCATGATCATGCAGCAATATGGCACATCTGTTGTCAGGAGCATAACAAGGGCAATGATAGAGTGGAAGTCTGTTTCTTCTGAAAGGATTGCAGCTGATCAGTTTCCATTGCTCTTTGAAGCATGTCGTGCAGCACTAATTGTCCGTTGGCCTGGTGATCATCATATCCAGTTTTGGAGCCATAGAATTGATGAAATActattccatcttcttgtgaaTAAGCATTTCACTGTTGATAAGCCCctggatgtttctttttttacaaaTCCAGCTGTATGCAAGAGTATGGGTGTTAATTGTGCCCCAATATTGAGGCCCTTTCTTTGGGATCTTCTTGGGTGGCTTGCGATACACTGTGACGAAAAATTCAGCCTGTGTTCTGGTGGAGAATCCAACTTTCTGAATGCTCTTATTTCCTACACCTG TTCAGTTTCTGTGGATGTCGTTGGCAAGTTGGGTTGCATACCACATGATCTTGTTAATGAATTTGAGATGGAGCCTGCAGCTAGGGCACTCCTACTATTGATCTTTTCCCCCTGCAAACAGATTGCTTCTCAGACACACAATTGTCTTTTAGAAGCATTGAAACCTCATGGTAGCAGGTACATGGAACTCCTTGTCCATTCCCTGGAGATGGTCATGCATAGTAGTgtgaatggagcttttgatcaACTCCGTGTTGTAATTGCCTTGATGAGTTTAGCTAGCTGCTCAAATTTGTCCCCTTATCAAGATTATATCATTCAGTGCGGTGGTCCACGGGTATTGTCTTCCATCATTCGCAAGCACTCAAGTGCTGGTTTGCGAATCTCGAGGTCAAGTATTGTTTCTCATACGCTGGATAAGTATGACTCAAGAACATGCTGTTCGGATCATAGAGATGGTTGGGAGGGGATGGACATTATTTTATTCTTTGCTATGTGTTCATTTGCAGAACTTGCAAAGAATTCTGACTTTCTGCTTGAAATCAGACAAACATCTGAAGTTCAATGCTCACTGGAGACATTCTTGGATCTACTCAACGGCAGGGGTTTTGGTTCTGGGGTCCAATGGTTTGTTGCTCATATTCTCAGATGCTTTGGTATGTATGGTTTTCCTAGCAAATTTGGGAGCAGGGTTCGTAAGCAGCTTAATGTTGATAAGTATGCAGACCTGAGACTGATGCTTCCAGATGGTGAATACCTGCAGGCGCATAAGGTCATTCTTGCTGCAAGATGTCCATTGTTGTTAGTTCCTACAGAAACTGCTTCAGGTAGCAATAAATCACGCCGTGCATCTTGTGCAGATGAAGATCTTGAACAACTCTGCACAAAGTTCAGTAATGTAGTTCGATTGTCTTCGAGAGTCCATGGTTGTTGTATGAAGAAATTGATGGAGTTTGCTTATACCGGTTTTGTGGAAGTAGACCATGATCACGTAAAGCATTTGAAAATACTTGCCAAGCTCTCTAATTTGCAAACTCTAACGTTCTTGCTTTCTGGCAAAAGGCCAAAGTGGGGGAGTGCAGTTGCAACCTGTGATTTCAGTTCTGCTTTGGAATCTGCTGGCCATCCTTTCTT TGACATCATATTGGTGCCACAAATGACTGGGGAAGAAACGTGCAACTGCATTGTGTGCCAAGATCAAGTGCCgcatgtgcatgcacacaagACCATTTTGTTGTCTAGCTGTGATTATCTTAGAGCATTATTTCAGTCAGGGATGCAGGATAG TTCTTTAGAAAAGATAACAGTTCCGATCTGTTGGGGAGCCCTGGTCAAATTAGTTAAGTGGTTTTACTCAGGGGAGCTGCCTCTGCCATACATTGGCTGTTTATGGAACAACATGGATGTAAATAAAAAACTCCAAGAGTTGAAGATCTACGTAGAGCTGTCTTGGCTGGCTGGACTCTGGTTCTTGGAAGATGTTGAAGGGTGTAGCTTGCATGTCATCAAGTCTTGTCTAATGTCCAACCCCCACCTTGGTGTCGGCGTCATGCAGATGGCTTCAGAGCTCGCACAGTGGAATATAGTTGAACTTGCTGCTGATTATATTGCACCTTTGTATCCGAAGATGCGTAACCAAGGAGAGCTCGATGTCCTAGATGAAGCATTACTTAATGCAATCCGGTCCTCATATGTTCGCCTGTCGCTTAACGATGTATCCTAA
- the LOC116267564 gene encoding BTB/POZ domain-containing protein At1g04390 isoform X1 — translation MSSSKSGGRKKRGRVGGQPLDDHLFTLHQRLRQALSMGLRSVTGKTKKWDCIDAEVQRVAVRSISSFLSHLSAELLHSPFVQDTFGDIMVALEGILHTGNQTLLSLTAEVLVKYVDLLGDSILRYDCSVLIHTLSCLISSPRPSVAISCAISLNSILKKLKPWKVDDHKSAWQKLECTNAIDGILHGLLEYITGNEKPVDYFTQMASLLCTILWWWPSSRYSVWVWSNQNLTSRIGSLCRNLDSSISAVMLQVYAALALCGDLAMKLLESREPVAALVFCMEKSQPYSLRIEAFRLFQMLTKSEVGTTMIMQQYGTSVVRSITRAMIEWKSVSSERIAADQFPLLFEACRAALIVRWPGDHHIQFWSHRIDEILFHLLVNKHFTVDKPLDVSFFTNPAVCKSMGVNCAPILRPFLWDLLGWLAIHCDEKFSLCSGGESNFLNALISYTCSVSVDVVGKLGCIPHDLVNEFEMEPAARALLLLIFSPCKQIASQTHNCLLEALKPHGSRYMELLVHSLEMVMHSSVNGAFDQLRVVIALMSLASCSNLSPYQDYIIQCGGPRVLSSIIRKHSSAGLRISRSSIVSHTLDKYDSRTCCSDHRDGWEGMDIILFFAMCSFAELAKNSDFLLEIRQTSEVQCSLETFLDLLNGRGFGSGVQWFVAHILRCFGMYGFPSKFGSRVRKQLNVDKYADLRLMLPDGEYLQAHKVILAARCPLLLVPTETASGSNKSRRASCADEDLEQLCTKFSNVVRLSSRVHGCCMKKLMEFAYTGFVEVDHDHVKHLKILAKLSNLQTLTFLLSGKRPKWGSAVATCDFSSALESAGHPFFDIILVPQMTGEETCNCIVCQDQVPHVHAHKTILLSSCDYLRALFQSGMQDSSLEKITVPICWGALVKLVKWFYSGELPLPYIGCLWNNMDVNKKLQELKIYVELSWLAGLWFLEDVEGCSLHVIKSCLMSNPHLGVGVMQMASELAQWNIVELAADYIAPLYPKMRNQGELDVLDEALLNAIRSSYVRLSLNDVS, via the exons GACACTTTTGGTGATATTATGGTTGCTCTAGAAGGGATTCTGCATACAGGAAACCAGACATTATTAAGCTTAACAGCAGAAGTCTTGGTAAAGTATGTTGACCTTCTCGGAGATTCCATTCTGAGATATGATTGTTCTGTTCTTATCCATACTTTGTCATGCTTGATATCTTCTCCAAGGCCATCGGTTGCTATTTCATGTGCAATCTCTTTAAATAGTATCCTGAAGAAATTGAAGCCTTGGAAAGTTGATGATCACAAGAGTGCTTGGCAAAAACTAGAGTGTACTAATGCAATTGATGGTATTTTGCATGGACTACTTGAGTATATTACTGGCAACGAGAAACCAGTTGATTACTTCACTCAGATGGCTTCTCTTTTATGCACAATACTCTGGTGGTGGCCTAGCTCGAGGTATTCTGTTTGGGTGTGGAGTAATCAAAATCTAACATCCCGGATAGGTTCTCTGTGCAGAAACCTTGATTCCTCGATATCAGCTGTTATGCTACAAGTATATGCTGCTTTAG CGCTATGTGGTGATTTGGCCATGAAACTTCTTGAAAGCAGAGAACCAGTTGCAGCTTTAGTATTTTGCATGGAAAAGTCGCAACCTTATTCCCTGCGAATTGAAGCATTTAGACTCTTTCAGATGCTCACG AAGTCAGAAGTGGGAACCACCATGATCATGCAGCAATATGGCACATCTGTTGTCAGGAGCATAACAAGGGCAATGATAGAGTGGAAGTCTGTTTCTTCTGAAAGGATTGCAGCTGATCAGTTTCCATTGCTCTTTGAAGCATGTCGTGCAGCACTAATTGTCCGTTGGCCTGGTGATCATCATATCCAGTTTTGGAGCCATAGAATTGATGAAATActattccatcttcttgtgaaTAAGCATTTCACTGTTGATAAGCCCctggatgtttctttttttacaaaTCCAGCTGTATGCAAGAGTATGGGTGTTAATTGTGCCCCAATATTGAGGCCCTTTCTTTGGGATCTTCTTGGGTGGCTTGCGATACACTGTGACGAAAAATTCAGCCTGTGTTCTGGTGGAGAATCCAACTTTCTGAATGCTCTTATTTCCTACACCTG TTCAGTTTCTGTGGATGTCGTTGGCAAGTTGGGTTGCATACCACATGATCTTGTTAATGAATTTGAGATGGAGCCTGCAGCTAGGGCACTCCTACTATTGATCTTTTCCCCCTGCAAACAGATTGCTTCTCAGACACACAATTGTCTTTTAGAAGCATTGAAACCTCATGGTAGCAGGTACATGGAACTCCTTGTCCATTCCCTGGAGATGGTCATGCATAGTAGTgtgaatggagcttttgatcaACTCCGTGTTGTAATTGCCTTGATGAGTTTAGCTAGCTGCTCAAATTTGTCCCCTTATCAAGATTATATCATTCAGTGCGGTGGTCCACGGGTATTGTCTTCCATCATTCGCAAGCACTCAAGTGCTGGTTTGCGAATCTCGAGGTCAAGTATTGTTTCTCATACGCTGGATAAGTATGACTCAAGAACATGCTGTTCGGATCATAGAGATGGTTGGGAGGGGATGGACATTATTTTATTCTTTGCTATGTGTTCATTTGCAGAACTTGCAAAGAATTCTGACTTTCTGCTTGAAATCAGACAAACATCTGAAGTTCAATGCTCACTGGAGACATTCTTGGATCTACTCAACGGCAGGGGTTTTGGTTCTGGGGTCCAATGGTTTGTTGCTCATATTCTCAGATGCTTTGGTATGTATGGTTTTCCTAGCAAATTTGGGAGCAGGGTTCGTAAGCAGCTTAATGTTGATAAGTATGCAGACCTGAGACTGATGCTTCCAGATGGTGAATACCTGCAGGCGCATAAGGTCATTCTTGCTGCAAGATGTCCATTGTTGTTAGTTCCTACAGAAACTGCTTCAGGTAGCAATAAATCACGCCGTGCATCTTGTGCAGATGAAGATCTTGAACAACTCTGCACAAAGTTCAGTAATGTAGTTCGATTGTCTTCGAGAGTCCATGGTTGTTGTATGAAGAAATTGATGGAGTTTGCTTATACCGGTTTTGTGGAAGTAGACCATGATCACGTAAAGCATTTGAAAATACTTGCCAAGCTCTCTAATTTGCAAACTCTAACGTTCTTGCTTTCTGGCAAAAGGCCAAAGTGGGGGAGTGCAGTTGCAACCTGTGATTTCAGTTCTGCTTTGGAATCTGCTGGCCATCCTTTCTT TGACATCATATTGGTGCCACAAATGACTGGGGAAGAAACGTGCAACTGCATTGTGTGCCAAGATCAAGTGCCgcatgtgcatgcacacaagACCATTTTGTTGTCTAGCTGTGATTATCTTAGAGCATTATTTCAGTCAGGGATGCAGGATAG TTCTTTAGAAAAGATAACAGTTCCGATCTGTTGGGGAGCCCTGGTCAAATTAGTTAAGTGGTTTTACTCAGGGGAGCTGCCTCTGCCATACATTGGCTGTTTATGGAACAACATGGATGTAAATAAAAAACTCCAAGAGTTGAAGATCTACGTAGAGCTGTCTTGGCTGGCTGGACTCTGGTTCTTGGAAGATGTTGAAGGGTGTAGCTTGCATGTCATCAAGTCTTGTCTAATGTCCAACCCCCACCTTGGTGTCGGCGTCATGCAGATGGCTTCAGAGCTCGCACAGTGGAATATAGTTGAACTTGCTGCTGATTATATTGCACCTTTGTATCCGAAGATGCGTAACCAAGGAGAGCTCGATGTCCTAGATGAAGCATTACTTAATGCAATCCGGTCCTCATATGTTCGCCTGTCGCTTAACGATGTATCCTAA